Proteins encoded by one window of Mesorhizobium sp. INR15:
- a CDS encoding PotD/PotF family extracellular solute-binding protein, giving the protein MSKSYRDGLPISPEKFVDQLMRLKRGSIGRRDFLGLTGLGIATAVMARELGIMPTPAFAAESLGDRMSIATWPNYHDPQTFENFKKDTGVAVEVNVFGSNEEMLAKLQAGASGWSLFVPTNYTISTYKKLGIIEPLEMAKLPNFDGTQEDPRFTSEGTIDGATYAVPKNWGTTGFAVNTKKLTKPMTSWKEFWDTAMAEGDSRTMVHDYQLTTIGNALKYYGFSFNSLKQDELAKAEELLLKVKPHLFAVSSDYQPGMRAGDAWMTMCWTNDGAQLHRDIPDIAYVLGKEGGEIWTDFYAIPKDAPNKPAGYALLNYLMNPQVAVKEHLANGAPSTDARVNKLLPKEVLDNPILYPAADLLTALEFGAAATLTDPGRAELMARFKSA; this is encoded by the coding sequence ATGTCGAAATCATATCGTGATGGACTGCCGATAAGCCCTGAGAAATTCGTCGACCAATTGATGCGCCTCAAGCGCGGCTCGATCGGCCGCCGCGACTTTCTCGGCCTTACCGGGCTTGGAATTGCCACGGCGGTGATGGCGCGTGAACTCGGCATCATGCCGACGCCGGCCTTCGCTGCCGAAAGCCTTGGCGACCGCATGTCGATCGCCACCTGGCCGAATTACCATGACCCGCAGACCTTCGAGAACTTCAAGAAGGACACCGGTGTCGCCGTCGAGGTCAATGTCTTCGGCTCCAACGAAGAGATGCTGGCCAAGCTACAGGCCGGCGCGTCGGGCTGGAGCCTCTTCGTGCCGACCAACTACACGATCTCGACCTACAAGAAGCTCGGCATCATCGAACCGCTGGAGATGGCCAAGCTGCCGAATTTCGACGGTACGCAAGAAGACCCGCGCTTCACCTCGGAAGGCACGATCGACGGCGCGACCTATGCCGTGCCGAAGAACTGGGGCACCACCGGATTTGCCGTCAACACCAAGAAGCTGACCAAGCCGATGACGAGCTGGAAGGAGTTCTGGGACACGGCCATGGCGGAAGGTGATAGTCGCACCATGGTTCATGACTATCAGCTGACCACGATCGGCAACGCGCTCAAATATTATGGCTTCTCGTTCAACTCGCTGAAGCAGGACGAGCTCGCCAAGGCGGAAGAGTTGCTGCTCAAGGTCAAGCCGCATCTGTTCGCGGTTTCCAGCGACTATCAGCCGGGAATGCGCGCCGGCGATGCCTGGATGACGATGTGCTGGACCAATGACGGCGCGCAGCTGCATCGCGACATTCCCGACATCGCCTACGTGCTGGGCAAGGAGGGCGGCGAGATCTGGACCGATTTCTACGCCATCCCGAAGGATGCGCCGAACAAGCCGGCGGGCTACGCGCTGCTCAACTACCTGATGAACCCGCAGGTCGCGGTGAAAGAGCACCTGGCCAATGGCGCGCCGTCAACCGATGCGCGCGTCAACAAGCTTCTGCCCAAGGAGGTTCTGGACAATCCGATCCTATACCCGGCGGCCGACCTCTTGACGGCACTGGAATTCGGCGCGGCGGCGACGCTAACCGATCCGGGCCGCGCCGAGCTGATGGCCCGCTTCAAGTCGGCCTGA
- a CDS encoding ABC transporter ATP-binding protein: MTAVPDIEFRGVTKRYGAVTAVSGIDLTVPPSAFVALLGPSGCGKTTCLRMIGGFEQPSEGQVLIRGQDMAGTPPYRRPVNMVFQQYALFPHLDVEDNVAYGLRQARPRLSSREIGLRAGEALAMVRLAGYGRRKIHELSGGQQQRVALARALVNKPAVLLLDEPLAALDKKLRTDMQIELQNLQREIGITFVLVTHDQEEALSMSDFVCVMNGGRIVQLGQPSEIYDEPADLFVADFVGKTNLLSGTVAGHSGDLVEVSLADGTVIAARKRSALRQGETVSVSLRPESLNLAAADTGQFKGIVRNRIFLGSTAEYAIEVQGIGTLLAKADHLIGHGTLFKPGEPVAIGFASGTPLAFPETKNNGTNQRVDKHVEIIS; this comes from the coding sequence GTGACCGCAGTGCCCGATATCGAGTTTCGCGGCGTCACCAAACGCTATGGCGCGGTGACCGCGGTCAGCGGGATCGACCTCACTGTCCCGCCCTCCGCCTTTGTGGCTCTGCTTGGGCCGTCGGGCTGCGGCAAGACCACTTGCCTGCGCATGATCGGCGGTTTCGAGCAGCCAAGCGAAGGGCAAGTGCTCATCCGTGGGCAAGACATGGCCGGCACGCCACCCTACCGGCGGCCTGTCAACATGGTGTTCCAGCAATATGCGCTGTTTCCGCATCTGGATGTGGAAGACAACGTTGCCTACGGGTTGCGCCAGGCACGGCCACGCCTGTCATCGCGCGAGATCGGCCTGAGGGCAGGCGAGGCTTTGGCCATGGTGCGGCTCGCCGGCTATGGCCGGCGCAAGATCCACGAGCTGTCGGGTGGCCAGCAGCAGCGCGTCGCCCTAGCGCGCGCGCTGGTCAACAAGCCGGCCGTGCTGTTGCTCGACGAGCCGCTGGCGGCGCTCGACAAGAAGCTGCGTACCGACATGCAGATCGAGCTGCAGAACCTGCAGCGCGAGATCGGCATCACCTTCGTCCTTGTCACCCACGACCAGGAGGAAGCCCTTTCGATGAGCGATTTCGTTTGCGTCATGAATGGTGGCCGCATCGTCCAGCTGGGGCAACCAAGCGAGATCTATGACGAGCCCGCCGACTTGTTCGTTGCGGATTTCGTCGGCAAGACCAACCTGCTGAGTGGCACGGTCGCCGGGCATTCGGGCGATCTCGTCGAGGTGTCGCTTGCTGACGGCACCGTCATTGCCGCGCGCAAGCGCTCGGCGTTGCGGCAAGGCGAGACCGTGTCGGTCAGCCTGCGTCCCGAGTCGCTCAATCTCGCTGCAGCGGACACCGGCCAGTTCAAGGGCATCGTCCGCAACCGGATCTTCCTAGGCTCGACGGCGGAATACGCGATCGAGGTCCAAGGTATCGGAACGCTGCTGGCCAAGGCCGACCACCTGATCGGTCATGGAACTCTCTTCAAGCCGGGTGAACCCGTCGCCATCGGCTTTGCCTCCGGAACGCCGCTGGCGTTTCCTGAGACCAAGAACAACGGGACCAACCAGAGGGTAGATAAACATGTCGAAATCATATCGTGA